The sequence GGCCATTATTATTAGCTTAGGTTTAATTATTGACAATGGCCCGGTAGTTATCGGCGGAATGTTGGTGGCGCCATTGGTTTGGCCTTTGTTGGGTTTAGGCATCTCGATTGTAGAGGGTAAAAAGATTTTTTTATGGAACGCCCTGACAGTTTTAGCCAAAGCTATGTTATTAATTTTATTTTTTTCTTTTTTAATCGGTTTATTAATACCAGCACAGACGTTAGGTGATCAAATTTTAATGCGCACTCAGCCAAGCATTTTTGAATTATTAATTGCTTTGGCAGCCGGTTTTATTGGCGCATTTATTATTGGTTATCCTAAAATAGGCTCAGCGATTGGCGGTGTGGCTATTGCAGTGGCCATAGTGCCACCGATTTGTGTTATGGGCGTTACCATTGCCAAGGGCGATTTGAATCAAACCGCCGGCGCATTTTTATTAGTTATCACTAACTTAATCGCGATTATTTTAGCTTCGAGCTTATTTTTTATTTTAGCTAATTTTAAACCACCAGCCAGCAAAGAAGCTCAGACTCGTCGTCGAAGTGGTATTATTTGGACTACAATTATTTTAATTATCATAACCGTGACTTTAGGTTATTTAACACAAGATATTATTCGCAATGACAAATTAAAAGAAAACGTTAATCAAATTTTAAGAAACAACATTGATCAAGTTGAGATCATTAATAATCAAATTAAAAATAAAGATGGTGTTTTATATATTGAAACAGTCATCCGCACTTCAAATTATTTAACCGAACAGAATGTTAAAATTTTAAGTCAAATTTTAGCCAGTGAATTAGATCAGTCAGTTGATCTAAGTTTGTCAATCATTCCAACTCAATTATTGCACGAAAGTTCAAGTATAATTAATAATCATTTTTCAAATTAATTATGAAGTTTAAATTTTTATTGATATTAATTTTAATTTTATTGCCTATTTTAAATACATCAGCAGCGAATTTGATTGAGGTTTATTTTTTTTATCAAGAGAGTTGTCCATATTGTGCTCAAGCGCAGACTTGGTTATCAGAGATGGAAAGTCAATATGCGAATTTAAAAATTAGACGTTTCGAAGTCAGCCAAAATAGCATGAATACCCAATTATTTAC is a genomic window of Patescibacteria group bacterium containing:
- a CDS encoding DUF389 domain-containing protein, with the translated sequence MPTQKPKSNPAPIIKTGTKIFLRLFKIDQERQQKVYDQLKEGSEGDLDFYTLSIFSAIIISLGLIIDNGPVVIGGMLVAPLVWPLLGLGISIVEGKKIFLWNALTVLAKAMLLILFFSFLIGLLIPAQTLGDQILMRTQPSIFELLIALAAGFIGAFIIGYPKIGSAIGGVAIAVAIVPPICVMGVTIAKGDLNQTAGAFLLVITNLIAIILASSLFFILANFKPPASKEAQTRRRSGIIWTTIILIIITVTLGYLTQDIIRNDKLKENVNQILRNNIDQVEIINNQIKNKDGVLYIETVIRTSNYLTEQNVKILSQILASELDQSVDLSLSIIPTQLLHESSSIINNHFSN